A portion of the Pan troglodytes isolate AG18354 chromosome 10, NHGRI_mPanTro3-v2.0_pri, whole genome shotgun sequence genome contains these proteins:
- the PCBP2 gene encoding poly(rC)-binding protein 2 isoform X38, producing the protein MDTGVIEGGLNVTLTIRLLMHGKEVGSIIGKKGESVKKMREESGARINISEGNCPERIITLAGPTNAIFKAFAMIIDKLEEDISSSMTNSTAASRPPVTLRLVVPASQCGSLIGKGGCKIKEIRESTGAQVQVAGDMLPNSTERAITIAGIPQSIIECVKQICVVMLESPPKGVTIPYRPKPSSSPVIFAGGQDRYSTGSDSASFPHTTPSMCLNPDLEGPPLELTKLHQLAMQQSHFPMTHGNTGFSGIESSSPEVKGYWGLDASAQTTSHELTIPNDLIGCIIGRQGAKINEIRQMSGAQIKIANPVEGSTDRQVTITGSAASISLAQYLINVRLSSETGGMGSS; encoded by the exons ATGGACACCGGTGTGATTGAAGGTGGATTAAATGTCACTCTCACCATCCGGCTACTTATGCATGGAAAG GAAGTTGGCAGTATCATCGGAAAG AAAGGAGAATCAGTTAAGAAGATGCGCGAGGAG AGTGGTGCACGTATCAACATCTCAGAAGGGAATTGTCCTGAGAGAATTATCACTTTGGCTGGACCCACTAATGCCATCTTCAAAGCCTTTGCTATGATCATTGACAAACTGGAAGAG GACATAAGCAGCTCTATGACCAATAGCACAGCTGCCAGTAGACCCCCGGTCACCCTGAGGCTGGTGGTCCCTGCTAGTCAGTGTGGCTCTCTCATTGGAAAAGGTGGATGCAAGATCAAGGAAATACGAGAG AGTACAGGGGCTCAGGTCCAGGTGGCAGGGGATATGCTACCCAACTCAACTGAGCGGGCCATCACTATTGCTGGCATTCCACAATCCATCATTGAGTGTGTCAAACAGATCTGCGTGGTCATGTTGGAG TCCCCCCCGAAGGGCGTGACCATCCCGTACCGGCCCAAGCCGTCCAGCTCTCCGGTCATCTTTGCAGGTGGTCAG GACAGGTACAGCACAGGCAGCGACAGTGCGAGCTTTCCCCACACCACCCCGTCCATGTGCCTCAACCCTGACCTGGAGGGACCACCTCTAGAG TTGACCAAGCTGCACCAGTTGGCAATGCAACAGTCTCATTTTCCCATGACGCATGGCAACACCGGATTCAGTG GCATTGAATCCAGCTCTCCAGAGGTGAAAGGCTATTGGg GTTTGGATGCATCTGCTCAGACTACTTCTCATGAACTCACCATTCCAAACGAT TTGATTGGCTGCATAATCGGGCGTCAAGGCGCCAAAATCAATGAGATCCGTCAGATGTCTGGGGCGCAGATCAAAATTGCGAACCCAGTGGAAGGATCTACTGATAGGCAGGTTACCATCACTGGATCTGCTGCCAGCATTAGCCTGGCTCAATATCTAATCAATGTCAG GCTTTCCTCGGAGACGGGTGGCATGGGGAGCAGCTAG
- the PCBP2 gene encoding poly(rC)-binding protein 2 isoform X32 — translation MDTGVIEGGLNVTLTIRLLMHGKEVGSIIGKKGESVKKMREESGARINISEGNCPERIITLAGPTNAIFKAFAMIIDKLEEDISSSMTNSTAASRPPVTLRLVVPASQCGSLIGKGGCKIKEIRESTGAQVQVAGDMLPNSTERAITIAGIPQSIIECVKQICVVMLESPPKGVTIPYRPKPSSSPVIFAGGQDRYSTGSDSASFPHTTPSMCLNPDLEGPPLEAYTIQGQYAIPQPDLTKLHQLAMQQSHFPMTHGNTGFSGIESSSPEVKGYWGLDASAQTTSHELTIPNDLIGCIIGRQGAKINEIRQMSGAQIKIANPVEGSTDRQVTITGSAASISLAQYLINVRLSSETGGMGSS, via the exons ATGGACACCGGTGTGATTGAAGGTGGATTAAATGTCACTCTCACCATCCGGCTACTTATGCATGGAAAG GAAGTTGGCAGTATCATCGGAAAG AAAGGAGAATCAGTTAAGAAGATGCGCGAGGAG AGTGGTGCACGTATCAACATCTCAGAAGGGAATTGTCCTGAGAGAATTATCACTTTGGCTGGACCCACTAATGCCATCTTCAAAGCCTTTGCTATGATCATTGACAAACTGGAAGAG GACATAAGCAGCTCTATGACCAATAGCACAGCTGCCAGTAGACCCCCGGTCACCCTGAGGCTGGTGGTCCCTGCTAGTCAGTGTGGCTCTCTCATTGGAAAAGGTGGATGCAAGATCAAGGAAATACGAGAG AGTACAGGGGCTCAGGTCCAGGTGGCAGGGGATATGCTACCCAACTCAACTGAGCGGGCCATCACTATTGCTGGCATTCCACAATCCATCATTGAGTGTGTCAAACAGATCTGCGTGGTCATGTTGGAG TCCCCCCCGAAGGGCGTGACCATCCCGTACCGGCCCAAGCCGTCCAGCTCTCCGGTCATCTTTGCAGGTGGTCAG GACAGGTACAGCACAGGCAGCGACAGTGCGAGCTTTCCCCACACCACCCCGTCCATGTGCCTCAACCCTGACCTGGAGGGACCACCTCTAGAG GCCTATACCATTCAAGGACAGTATGCCATTCCACAGCCAGAT TTGACCAAGCTGCACCAGTTGGCAATGCAACAGTCTCATTTTCCCATGACGCATGGCAACACCGGATTCAGTG GCATTGAATCCAGCTCTCCAGAGGTGAAAGGCTATTGGg GTTTGGATGCATCTGCTCAGACTACTTCTCATGAACTCACCATTCCAAACGAT TTGATTGGCTGCATAATCGGGCGTCAAGGCGCCAAAATCAATGAGATCCGTCAGATGTCTGGGGCGCAGATCAAAATTGCGAACCCAGTGGAAGGATCTACTGATAGGCAGGTTACCATCACTGGATCTGCTGCCAGCATTAGCCTGGCTCAATATCTAATCAATGTCAG GCTTTCCTCGGAGACGGGTGGCATGGGGAGCAGCTAG
- the PCBP2 gene encoding poly(rC)-binding protein 2 isoform X43 has protein sequence MDTGVIEGGLNVTLTIRLLMHGKEVGSIIGKKGESVKKMREESGARINISEGNCPERIITLAGPTNAIFKAFAMIIDKLEEDISSSMTNSTAASRPPVTLRLVVPASQCGSLIGKGGCKIKEIRESTGAQVQVAGDMLPNSTERAITIAGIPQSIIECVKQICVVMLESPPKGVTIPYRPKPSSSPVIFAGGQAYTIQGQYAIPQPDLTKLHQLAMQQSHFPMTHGNTGFSGIESSSPEVKGYWGLDASAQTTSHELTIPNDLIGCIIGRQGAKINEIRQMSGAQIKIANPVEGSTDRQVTITGSAASISLAQYLINVRLSSETGGMGSS, from the exons ATGGACACCGGTGTGATTGAAGGTGGATTAAATGTCACTCTCACCATCCGGCTACTTATGCATGGAAAG GAAGTTGGCAGTATCATCGGAAAG AAAGGAGAATCAGTTAAGAAGATGCGCGAGGAG AGTGGTGCACGTATCAACATCTCAGAAGGGAATTGTCCTGAGAGAATTATCACTTTGGCTGGACCCACTAATGCCATCTTCAAAGCCTTTGCTATGATCATTGACAAACTGGAAGAG GACATAAGCAGCTCTATGACCAATAGCACAGCTGCCAGTAGACCCCCGGTCACCCTGAGGCTGGTGGTCCCTGCTAGTCAGTGTGGCTCTCTCATTGGAAAAGGTGGATGCAAGATCAAGGAAATACGAGAG AGTACAGGGGCTCAGGTCCAGGTGGCAGGGGATATGCTACCCAACTCAACTGAGCGGGCCATCACTATTGCTGGCATTCCACAATCCATCATTGAGTGTGTCAAACAGATCTGCGTGGTCATGTTGGAG TCCCCCCCGAAGGGCGTGACCATCCCGTACCGGCCCAAGCCGTCCAGCTCTCCGGTCATCTTTGCAGGTGGTCAG GCCTATACCATTCAAGGACAGTATGCCATTCCACAGCCAGAT TTGACCAAGCTGCACCAGTTGGCAATGCAACAGTCTCATTTTCCCATGACGCATGGCAACACCGGATTCAGTG GCATTGAATCCAGCTCTCCAGAGGTGAAAGGCTATTGGg GTTTGGATGCATCTGCTCAGACTACTTCTCATGAACTCACCATTCCAAACGAT TTGATTGGCTGCATAATCGGGCGTCAAGGCGCCAAAATCAATGAGATCCGTCAGATGTCTGGGGCGCAGATCAAAATTGCGAACCCAGTGGAAGGATCTACTGATAGGCAGGTTACCATCACTGGATCTGCTGCCAGCATTAGCCTGGCTCAATATCTAATCAATGTCAG GCTTTCCTCGGAGACGGGTGGCATGGGGAGCAGCTAG
- the PCBP2 gene encoding poly(rC)-binding protein 2 isoform X33 — protein MDTGVIEGGLNVTLTIRLLMHGKEVGSIIGKKGESVKKMREESGARINISEGNCPERIITLAGPTNAIFKAFAMIIDKLEEDISSSMTNSTAASRPPVTLRLVVPASQCGSLIGKGGCKIKEIRESTGAQVQVAGDMLPNSTERAITIAGIPQSIIECVKQICVVMLETLSQSPPKGVTIPYRPKPSSSPVIFAGGQDRYSTGSDSASFPHTTPSMCLNPDLEGPPLEAYTIQGQYAIPQPDLTKLHQLAMQQSHFPMTHGNTGFSAGLDASAQTTSHELTIPNDLIGCIIGRQGAKINEIRQMSGAQIKIANPVEGSTDRQVTITGSAASISLAQYLINVRLSSETGGMGSS, from the exons ATGGACACCGGTGTGATTGAAGGTGGATTAAATGTCACTCTCACCATCCGGCTACTTATGCATGGAAAG GAAGTTGGCAGTATCATCGGAAAG AAAGGAGAATCAGTTAAGAAGATGCGCGAGGAG AGTGGTGCACGTATCAACATCTCAGAAGGGAATTGTCCTGAGAGAATTATCACTTTGGCTGGACCCACTAATGCCATCTTCAAAGCCTTTGCTATGATCATTGACAAACTGGAAGAG GACATAAGCAGCTCTATGACCAATAGCACAGCTGCCAGTAGACCCCCGGTCACCCTGAGGCTGGTGGTCCCTGCTAGTCAGTGTGGCTCTCTCATTGGAAAAGGTGGATGCAAGATCAAGGAAATACGAGAG AGTACAGGGGCTCAGGTCCAGGTGGCAGGGGATATGCTACCCAACTCAACTGAGCGGGCCATCACTATTGCTGGCATTCCACAATCCATCATTGAGTGTGTCAAACAGATCTGCGTGGTCATGTTGGAG actCTCTCCCAGTCCCCCCCGAAGGGCGTGACCATCCCGTACCGGCCCAAGCCGTCCAGCTCTCCGGTCATCTTTGCAGGTGGTCAG GACAGGTACAGCACAGGCAGCGACAGTGCGAGCTTTCCCCACACCACCCCGTCCATGTGCCTCAACCCTGACCTGGAGGGACCACCTCTAGAG GCCTATACCATTCAAGGACAGTATGCCATTCCACAGCCAGAT TTGACCAAGCTGCACCAGTTGGCAATGCAACAGTCTCATTTTCCCATGACGCATGGCAACACCGGATTCAGTG CAGGTTTGGATGCATCTGCTCAGACTACTTCTCATGAACTCACCATTCCAAACGAT TTGATTGGCTGCATAATCGGGCGTCAAGGCGCCAAAATCAATGAGATCCGTCAGATGTCTGGGGCGCAGATCAAAATTGCGAACCCAGTGGAAGGATCTACTGATAGGCAGGTTACCATCACTGGATCTGCTGCCAGCATTAGCCTGGCTCAATATCTAATCAATGTCAG GCTTTCCTCGGAGACGGGTGGCATGGGGAGCAGCTAG
- the PCBP2 gene encoding poly(rC)-binding protein 2 isoform X42, translating into MDTGVIEGGLNVTLTIRLLMHGKEVGSIIGKKGESVKKMREESGARINISEGNCPERIITLAGPTNAIFKAFAMIIDKLEEDISSSMTNSTAASRPPVTLRLVVPASQCGSLIGKGGCKIKEIRESTGAQVQVAGDMLPNSTERAITIAGIPQSIIECVKQICVVMLESPPKGVTIPYRPKPSSSPVIFAGGQAYTIQGQYAIPQPDLTKLHQLAMQQSHFPMTHGNTGFSGIESSSPEVKGYWAGLDASAQTTSHELTIPNDLIGCIIGRQGAKINEIRQMSGAQIKIANPVEGSTDRQVTITGSAASISLAQYLINVRLSSETGGMGSS; encoded by the exons ATGGACACCGGTGTGATTGAAGGTGGATTAAATGTCACTCTCACCATCCGGCTACTTATGCATGGAAAG GAAGTTGGCAGTATCATCGGAAAG AAAGGAGAATCAGTTAAGAAGATGCGCGAGGAG AGTGGTGCACGTATCAACATCTCAGAAGGGAATTGTCCTGAGAGAATTATCACTTTGGCTGGACCCACTAATGCCATCTTCAAAGCCTTTGCTATGATCATTGACAAACTGGAAGAG GACATAAGCAGCTCTATGACCAATAGCACAGCTGCCAGTAGACCCCCGGTCACCCTGAGGCTGGTGGTCCCTGCTAGTCAGTGTGGCTCTCTCATTGGAAAAGGTGGATGCAAGATCAAGGAAATACGAGAG AGTACAGGGGCTCAGGTCCAGGTGGCAGGGGATATGCTACCCAACTCAACTGAGCGGGCCATCACTATTGCTGGCATTCCACAATCCATCATTGAGTGTGTCAAACAGATCTGCGTGGTCATGTTGGAG TCCCCCCCGAAGGGCGTGACCATCCCGTACCGGCCCAAGCCGTCCAGCTCTCCGGTCATCTTTGCAGGTGGTCAG GCCTATACCATTCAAGGACAGTATGCCATTCCACAGCCAGAT TTGACCAAGCTGCACCAGTTGGCAATGCAACAGTCTCATTTTCCCATGACGCATGGCAACACCGGATTCAGTG GCATTGAATCCAGCTCTCCAGAGGTGAAAGGCTATTGGg CAGGTTTGGATGCATCTGCTCAGACTACTTCTCATGAACTCACCATTCCAAACGAT TTGATTGGCTGCATAATCGGGCGTCAAGGCGCCAAAATCAATGAGATCCGTCAGATGTCTGGGGCGCAGATCAAAATTGCGAACCCAGTGGAAGGATCTACTGATAGGCAGGTTACCATCACTGGATCTGCTGCCAGCATTAGCCTGGCTCAATATCTAATCAATGTCAG GCTTTCCTCGGAGACGGGTGGCATGGGGAGCAGCTAG
- the PCBP2 gene encoding poly(rC)-binding protein 2 isoform X35: MDTGVIEGGLNVTLTIRLLMHGKEVGSIIGKKGESVKKMREESGARINISEGNCPERIITLAGPTNAIFKAFAMIIDKLEEDISSSMTNSTAASRPPVTLRLVVPASQCGSLIGKGGCKIKEIRESTGAQVQVAGDMLPNSTERAITIAGIPQSIIECVKQICVVMLESPPKGVTIPYRPKPSSSPVIFAGGQDRYSTGSDSASFPHTTPSMCLNPDLEGPPLEAYTIQGQYAIPQPDLTKLHQLAMQQSHFPMTHGNTGFSAGLDASAQTTSHELTIPNDLIGCIIGRQGAKINEIRQMSGAQIKIANPVEGSTDRQVTITGSAASISLAQYLINVRLSSETGGMGSS, encoded by the exons ATGGACACCGGTGTGATTGAAGGTGGATTAAATGTCACTCTCACCATCCGGCTACTTATGCATGGAAAG GAAGTTGGCAGTATCATCGGAAAG AAAGGAGAATCAGTTAAGAAGATGCGCGAGGAG AGTGGTGCACGTATCAACATCTCAGAAGGGAATTGTCCTGAGAGAATTATCACTTTGGCTGGACCCACTAATGCCATCTTCAAAGCCTTTGCTATGATCATTGACAAACTGGAAGAG GACATAAGCAGCTCTATGACCAATAGCACAGCTGCCAGTAGACCCCCGGTCACCCTGAGGCTGGTGGTCCCTGCTAGTCAGTGTGGCTCTCTCATTGGAAAAGGTGGATGCAAGATCAAGGAAATACGAGAG AGTACAGGGGCTCAGGTCCAGGTGGCAGGGGATATGCTACCCAACTCAACTGAGCGGGCCATCACTATTGCTGGCATTCCACAATCCATCATTGAGTGTGTCAAACAGATCTGCGTGGTCATGTTGGAG TCCCCCCCGAAGGGCGTGACCATCCCGTACCGGCCCAAGCCGTCCAGCTCTCCGGTCATCTTTGCAGGTGGTCAG GACAGGTACAGCACAGGCAGCGACAGTGCGAGCTTTCCCCACACCACCCCGTCCATGTGCCTCAACCCTGACCTGGAGGGACCACCTCTAGAG GCCTATACCATTCAAGGACAGTATGCCATTCCACAGCCAGAT TTGACCAAGCTGCACCAGTTGGCAATGCAACAGTCTCATTTTCCCATGACGCATGGCAACACCGGATTCAGTG CAGGTTTGGATGCATCTGCTCAGACTACTTCTCATGAACTCACCATTCCAAACGAT TTGATTGGCTGCATAATCGGGCGTCAAGGCGCCAAAATCAATGAGATCCGTCAGATGTCTGGGGCGCAGATCAAAATTGCGAACCCAGTGGAAGGATCTACTGATAGGCAGGTTACCATCACTGGATCTGCTGCCAGCATTAGCCTGGCTCAATATCTAATCAATGTCAG GCTTTCCTCGGAGACGGGTGGCATGGGGAGCAGCTAG
- the PCBP2 gene encoding poly(rC)-binding protein 2 isoform X31: MDTGVIEGGLNVTLTIRLLMHGKEVGSIIGKKGESVKKMREESGARINISEGNCPERIITLAGPTNAIFKAFAMIIDKLEEDISSSMTNSTAASRPPVTLRLVVPASQCGSLIGKGGCKIKEIRESTGAQVQVAGDMLPNSTERAITIAGIPQSIIECVKQICVVMLESPPKGVTIPYRPKPSSSPVIFAGGQDRYSTGSDSASFPHTTPSMCLNPDLEGPPLEAYTIQGQYAIPQPDLTKLHQLAMQQSHFPMTHGNTGFSGIESSSPEVKGYWAGLDASAQTTSHELTIPNDLIGCIIGRQGAKINEIRQMSGAQIKIANPVEGSTDRQVTITGSAASISLAQYLINVRLSSETGGMGSS, encoded by the exons ATGGACACCGGTGTGATTGAAGGTGGATTAAATGTCACTCTCACCATCCGGCTACTTATGCATGGAAAG GAAGTTGGCAGTATCATCGGAAAG AAAGGAGAATCAGTTAAGAAGATGCGCGAGGAG AGTGGTGCACGTATCAACATCTCAGAAGGGAATTGTCCTGAGAGAATTATCACTTTGGCTGGACCCACTAATGCCATCTTCAAAGCCTTTGCTATGATCATTGACAAACTGGAAGAG GACATAAGCAGCTCTATGACCAATAGCACAGCTGCCAGTAGACCCCCGGTCACCCTGAGGCTGGTGGTCCCTGCTAGTCAGTGTGGCTCTCTCATTGGAAAAGGTGGATGCAAGATCAAGGAAATACGAGAG AGTACAGGGGCTCAGGTCCAGGTGGCAGGGGATATGCTACCCAACTCAACTGAGCGGGCCATCACTATTGCTGGCATTCCACAATCCATCATTGAGTGTGTCAAACAGATCTGCGTGGTCATGTTGGAG TCCCCCCCGAAGGGCGTGACCATCCCGTACCGGCCCAAGCCGTCCAGCTCTCCGGTCATCTTTGCAGGTGGTCAG GACAGGTACAGCACAGGCAGCGACAGTGCGAGCTTTCCCCACACCACCCCGTCCATGTGCCTCAACCCTGACCTGGAGGGACCACCTCTAGAG GCCTATACCATTCAAGGACAGTATGCCATTCCACAGCCAGAT TTGACCAAGCTGCACCAGTTGGCAATGCAACAGTCTCATTTTCCCATGACGCATGGCAACACCGGATTCAGTG GCATTGAATCCAGCTCTCCAGAGGTGAAAGGCTATTGGg CAGGTTTGGATGCATCTGCTCAGACTACTTCTCATGAACTCACCATTCCAAACGAT TTGATTGGCTGCATAATCGGGCGTCAAGGCGCCAAAATCAATGAGATCCGTCAGATGTCTGGGGCGCAGATCAAAATTGCGAACCCAGTGGAAGGATCTACTGATAGGCAGGTTACCATCACTGGATCTGCTGCCAGCATTAGCCTGGCTCAATATCTAATCAATGTCAG GCTTTCCTCGGAGACGGGTGGCATGGGGAGCAGCTAG
- the PCBP2 gene encoding poly(rC)-binding protein 2 isoform X40 translates to MDTGVIEGGLNVTLTIRLLMHGKEVGSIIGKKGESVKKMREESGARINISEGNCPERIITLAGPTNAIFKAFAMIIDKLEEDISSSMTNSTAASRPPVTLRLVVPASQCGSLIGKGGCKIKEIRESTGAQVQVAGDMLPNSTERAITIAGIPQSIIECVKQICVVMLESPPKGVTIPYRPKPSSSPVIFAGGQDRYSTGSDSASFPHTTPSMCLNPDLEGPPLELTKLHQLAMQQSHFPMTHGNTGFSAGLDASAQTTSHELTIPNDLIGCIIGRQGAKINEIRQMSGAQIKIANPVEGSTDRQVTITGSAASISLAQYLINVRLSSETGGMGSS, encoded by the exons ATGGACACCGGTGTGATTGAAGGTGGATTAAATGTCACTCTCACCATCCGGCTACTTATGCATGGAAAG GAAGTTGGCAGTATCATCGGAAAG AAAGGAGAATCAGTTAAGAAGATGCGCGAGGAG AGTGGTGCACGTATCAACATCTCAGAAGGGAATTGTCCTGAGAGAATTATCACTTTGGCTGGACCCACTAATGCCATCTTCAAAGCCTTTGCTATGATCATTGACAAACTGGAAGAG GACATAAGCAGCTCTATGACCAATAGCACAGCTGCCAGTAGACCCCCGGTCACCCTGAGGCTGGTGGTCCCTGCTAGTCAGTGTGGCTCTCTCATTGGAAAAGGTGGATGCAAGATCAAGGAAATACGAGAG AGTACAGGGGCTCAGGTCCAGGTGGCAGGGGATATGCTACCCAACTCAACTGAGCGGGCCATCACTATTGCTGGCATTCCACAATCCATCATTGAGTGTGTCAAACAGATCTGCGTGGTCATGTTGGAG TCCCCCCCGAAGGGCGTGACCATCCCGTACCGGCCCAAGCCGTCCAGCTCTCCGGTCATCTTTGCAGGTGGTCAG GACAGGTACAGCACAGGCAGCGACAGTGCGAGCTTTCCCCACACCACCCCGTCCATGTGCCTCAACCCTGACCTGGAGGGACCACCTCTAGAG TTGACCAAGCTGCACCAGTTGGCAATGCAACAGTCTCATTTTCCCATGACGCATGGCAACACCGGATTCAGTG CAGGTTTGGATGCATCTGCTCAGACTACTTCTCATGAACTCACCATTCCAAACGAT TTGATTGGCTGCATAATCGGGCGTCAAGGCGCCAAAATCAATGAGATCCGTCAGATGTCTGGGGCGCAGATCAAAATTGCGAACCCAGTGGAAGGATCTACTGATAGGCAGGTTACCATCACTGGATCTGCTGCCAGCATTAGCCTGGCTCAATATCTAATCAATGTCAG GCTTTCCTCGGAGACGGGTGGCATGGGGAGCAGCTAG
- the PCBP2 gene encoding poly(rC)-binding protein 2 isoform X50: protein MDTGVIEGGLNVTLTIRLLMHGKEVGSIIGKKGESVKKMREESGARINISEGNCPERIITLAGPTNAIFKAFAMIIDKLEEDISSSMTNSTAASRPPVTLRLVVPASQCGSLIGKGGCKIKEIRESTGAQVQVAGDMLPNSTERAITIAGIPQSIIECVKQICVVMLESPPKGVTIPYRPKPSSSPVIFAGGQLTKLHQLAMQQSHFPMTHGNTGFSAGLDASAQTTSHELTIPNDLIGCIIGRQGAKINEIRQMSGAQIKIANPVEGSTDRQVTITGSAASISLAQYLINVRLSSETGGMGSS from the exons ATGGACACCGGTGTGATTGAAGGTGGATTAAATGTCACTCTCACCATCCGGCTACTTATGCATGGAAAG GAAGTTGGCAGTATCATCGGAAAG AAAGGAGAATCAGTTAAGAAGATGCGCGAGGAG AGTGGTGCACGTATCAACATCTCAGAAGGGAATTGTCCTGAGAGAATTATCACTTTGGCTGGACCCACTAATGCCATCTTCAAAGCCTTTGCTATGATCATTGACAAACTGGAAGAG GACATAAGCAGCTCTATGACCAATAGCACAGCTGCCAGTAGACCCCCGGTCACCCTGAGGCTGGTGGTCCCTGCTAGTCAGTGTGGCTCTCTCATTGGAAAAGGTGGATGCAAGATCAAGGAAATACGAGAG AGTACAGGGGCTCAGGTCCAGGTGGCAGGGGATATGCTACCCAACTCAACTGAGCGGGCCATCACTATTGCTGGCATTCCACAATCCATCATTGAGTGTGTCAAACAGATCTGCGTGGTCATGTTGGAG TCCCCCCCGAAGGGCGTGACCATCCCGTACCGGCCCAAGCCGTCCAGCTCTCCGGTCATCTTTGCAGGTGGTCAG TTGACCAAGCTGCACCAGTTGGCAATGCAACAGTCTCATTTTCCCATGACGCATGGCAACACCGGATTCAGTG CAGGTTTGGATGCATCTGCTCAGACTACTTCTCATGAACTCACCATTCCAAACGAT TTGATTGGCTGCATAATCGGGCGTCAAGGCGCCAAAATCAATGAGATCCGTCAGATGTCTGGGGCGCAGATCAAAATTGCGAACCCAGTGGAAGGATCTACTGATAGGCAGGTTACCATCACTGGATCTGCTGCCAGCATTAGCCTGGCTCAATATCTAATCAATGTCAG GCTTTCCTCGGAGACGGGTGGCATGGGGAGCAGCTAG
- the PCBP2 gene encoding poly(rC)-binding protein 2 isoform X47, which yields MDTGVIEGGLNVTLTIRLLMHGKEVGSIIGKKGESVKKMREESGARINISEGNCPERIITLAGPTNAIFKAFAMIIDKLEEDISSSMTNSTAASRPPVTLRLVVPASQCGSLIGKGGCKIKEIRESTGAQVQVAGDMLPNSTERAITIAGIPQSIIECVKQICVVMLESPPKGVTIPYRPKPSSSPVIFAGGQLTKLHQLAMQQSHFPMTHGNTGFSGIESSSPEVKGYWAGLDASAQTTSHELTIPNDLIGCIIGRQGAKINEIRQMSGAQIKIANPVEGSTDRQVTITGSAASISLAQYLINVRLSSETGGMGSS from the exons ATGGACACCGGTGTGATTGAAGGTGGATTAAATGTCACTCTCACCATCCGGCTACTTATGCATGGAAAG GAAGTTGGCAGTATCATCGGAAAG AAAGGAGAATCAGTTAAGAAGATGCGCGAGGAG AGTGGTGCACGTATCAACATCTCAGAAGGGAATTGTCCTGAGAGAATTATCACTTTGGCTGGACCCACTAATGCCATCTTCAAAGCCTTTGCTATGATCATTGACAAACTGGAAGAG GACATAAGCAGCTCTATGACCAATAGCACAGCTGCCAGTAGACCCCCGGTCACCCTGAGGCTGGTGGTCCCTGCTAGTCAGTGTGGCTCTCTCATTGGAAAAGGTGGATGCAAGATCAAGGAAATACGAGAG AGTACAGGGGCTCAGGTCCAGGTGGCAGGGGATATGCTACCCAACTCAACTGAGCGGGCCATCACTATTGCTGGCATTCCACAATCCATCATTGAGTGTGTCAAACAGATCTGCGTGGTCATGTTGGAG TCCCCCCCGAAGGGCGTGACCATCCCGTACCGGCCCAAGCCGTCCAGCTCTCCGGTCATCTTTGCAGGTGGTCAG TTGACCAAGCTGCACCAGTTGGCAATGCAACAGTCTCATTTTCCCATGACGCATGGCAACACCGGATTCAGTG GCATTGAATCCAGCTCTCCAGAGGTGAAAGGCTATTGGg CAGGTTTGGATGCATCTGCTCAGACTACTTCTCATGAACTCACCATTCCAAACGAT TTGATTGGCTGCATAATCGGGCGTCAAGGCGCCAAAATCAATGAGATCCGTCAGATGTCTGGGGCGCAGATCAAAATTGCGAACCCAGTGGAAGGATCTACTGATAGGCAGGTTACCATCACTGGATCTGCTGCCAGCATTAGCCTGGCTCAATATCTAATCAATGTCAG GCTTTCCTCGGAGACGGGTGGCATGGGGAGCAGCTAG